A window of Solanum stenotomum isolate F172 chromosome 3, ASM1918654v1, whole genome shotgun sequence contains these coding sequences:
- the LOC125860806 gene encoding probable F-box protein At1g65740, with product MAQKMPDWSEVPLDLLVSIGRCLNLIEDYLNFGCVCKSWHSVATKNNFNNDLSRAPWLMLAEEEDNEVRKFFSLYNGMILNKRIPKASRKRCLESMGWHITVGEEGEISLLHPFSGVHIELPHQNTTVDYHNHQIDPLTCFIGKAVLSASPSHTSDYLLMVIDGNQRFLSFWRPGDIRWTRVKCEGIKYCSFTDMIFFNDQIYSVDYSGCLLVCDVADVVGPELTKCHILAQIPTEPQDMPEHLYILESLGSLFVIARYGVQLRLVQDDCDRVPLTIIPIIRIIQEEEEIREDMVCEDITYGTTNFRVFQVDLAAVKMTETRELGDAAFFVGANASLSVQASRCPGIKPNHIYFTEDFYETYLSYEEGGGLDMGVFNLADGSIQPHYNGVSLSRFCPPTWVTPTPY from the coding sequence ATGGCGCAAAAGATGCCTGATTGGTCGGAAGTTCCACTTGATCTGTTGGTTTCGATAGGTAGATGTTTGAATCTGATTGAAGACTACCTGAATTTTGGATGTGTCTGCAAATCCTGGCACTCTGTGGCCACCAAGAACAATTTTAATAATGACTTGTCTAGAGCTCCTTGGTTGATGCTAGCGGAGGAAGAGGATAATGAGGTTCGGAAATTCTTCAGCCTCTATAATGGCATGATTTTGAACAAGAGGATCCCCAAAGCTAGCAGAAAACGATGTTTGGAGTCTATGGGTTGGCATATCACAGTAGGAGAAGAGGGTGAAATTAGTCTGCTACATCCCTTCTCTGGTGTTCACATTGAATTACCCCATCAAAATACAACAGTAGATTACCACAATCATCAGATTGACCCACTGACTTGCTTTATTGGTAAGGCAGTTTTGTCAGCTAGTCCTTCTCACACATCCGACTACCTTCTCATGGTCATTGACGGAAACCAGAGGTTCCTCAGTTTCTGGAGACCTGGAGATATTAGATGGACTAGAGTTAAATGTGAAGGAATCAAGTACTGTTCTTTTACtgatatgatattttttaatgaCCAAATTTATTCCGTGGATTATTCAGGCTGTCTATTAGTTTGTGATGTTGCTGATGTTGTTGGCCCTGAACTCACTAAATGTCATATCCTAGCTCAGATACCAACGGAACCTCAAGATATGCCAGAGCACTTATACATCCTAGAATCACTAGGATCATTATTTGTAATTGCGCGATATGGTGTTCAACTTAGGTTAGTCCAAGATGATTGCGACAGGGTTCCATTAACGATCATCCCAATCATACGAATCatccaagaagaagaagaaataagagAAGATATGGTTTGTGAGGATATAACTTATGGGACAACAAATTTTCGAGTTTTCCAGGTTGATTTAGCTGCTGTCAAAATGACAGAAACCAGGGAATTAGGGGACGCAGCTTTTTTTGTAGGTGCTAATGCTTCTCTTTCGGTCCAAGCTTCTCGATGTCCAGGAATCAAGCccaatcatatttattttacagaagatttttatgaaacaTACCTCTCCTATGAAGAAGGAGGAGGCTTGGACATGGGGGTGTTCAACTTAGCAGATGGCAGCATCCAGCCGCACTACAACGGTGTTTCCCTTAGTCGTTTTTGTCCTCCAACTTGGGTAACACCAACTCCGTATTGA